A region from the Drosophila bipectinata strain 14024-0381.07 chromosome 3R, DbipHiC1v2, whole genome shotgun sequence genome encodes:
- the LOC138926617 gene encoding probable cytochrome P450 309a2: MADFIWGIDAGTFTRPEQPNKIQYMATRWTSYAFYMISWFMATIVAPGIRLLLKFRFYPKDTEEFFSNLTKESIEMRLKSGKNSSRTDYLSHLLQLREQKQATHDDLVGHALTVLLDGYDTTGTALLHALYYLAESPAAQQKLRTEIFSSLDEEKSIDFDKLCGLPYLEQVVYESLRLSSLIPQYTKVCTTSTDIKLSELKNIRVEKGITIMIPNYQFHHDEKYFSDPEDFRPERFDNGAYQELMRKGIFLPFSDGPRVCMGIRLALLTLKSALFYIICNFYVVRKTERLIPRGDSGFGVVLQGDINLEYRRVFR; encoded by the exons ATGGCTGACTTCATTTGGGGCATCGATGCTGGCACGTTTACCCGACCCGAGCAGCCAAACAAGATCCAATATATGGCTACCAGATGGACCAGCTACGCCTTCTATATGATTTCGTGGTTCATGGCCACCATAGTAGCTCCAGGGATTCGCCTGCTGTTGAAATTCCGCTTCTACCCCAAAGACACGGAAGAGTTTTTCTCGAACTTGACCAAGGAGTCAATAGAAATGCGCCTGAAAAGTGGTAAAAACTCCAGCCGAACGGATTATCTCTCCCATTTACTCCAACTTCGTGAGCAGAAACAGGCCACCCACGACGATCTGGTAGGTCACGCTCTGACGGTTCTGCTCGATGGTTACGACACTACCGGAACGGCCCTCCTTCATGCACTGTATTAC TTGGCGGAAAGTCCTGCAGCTCAACAAAAGCTGCGCACGGAAATCTTTTCTAGCTTGGATGAAGAAAAGAGCATCGATTTTGACAAACTTTGCGGCCTACCCTATTTAGAGCAAGTCGTCTATG AATCCCTTCGACTTAGCAGCTTGATACCACAATACACGAAAGTTTGCACAACTTCCACGGATATTAAGCTAAGCGAGCTCAAAAATATCCGAGTGGAGAAGGGCATTACGATCATGATACCCAATTATCAGTTCCATCAtgacgaaaaatatttttccgacCCCGAAGACTTTAGACCAGAACGATTTGATAACGGGGCTTATCAGGAGCTCATGCGAAAAGGAATATTCCTGCCCTTCAGTGATGGCCCCCGTGTTTGTAtgg GGATTCGGCTGGCTCTATTGACATTAAAATCCGCActgttttatattatatgcAACTTTTATGTGGTGCGGAAAACAGAGCGATTGATCCCCAGGGGAGACTCAGGTTTCGGCGTTGTACTACAAGGGGACATCAATTTGGAATATCGACGAGTTTTCCGATGA